From the Candidatus Goldiibacteriota bacterium HGW-Goldbacteria-1 genome, one window contains:
- a CDS encoding elongation factor Tu: MAKEKFDRTKPHVNVGTIGHVDHGKT; encoded by the coding sequence ATGGCAAAAGAAAAATTTGACAGGACGAAACCGCACGTAAACGTGGGAACGATAGGACACGTTGACCACGGCAAGACGA